The following is a genomic window from Serratia ficaria.
TTAGGCTATTACGGCTTAAAACGATCACAAGATTGAATGAGGACTACCATGACGAAGTTGAAAGCGGTCATCCCTGTTGCCGGTTTAGGCATGCGTATGTTGCCGGCAACCAAGGCTATTCCAAAAGAAATGTTGCCGATCGTCGATAAGCCGTTGATTCAGTACATTGTCAATGAGTGCGTCGCTGCGGGGATCAAAGAGATCATTCTGGTGACGCATTCATCCAAGAATGCCATCGAAAACCACTTTGATACCTCTTTTGAGCTCGAAGCGATGCTCGAGGCGCGAGTGAAGCGCCAATTGCTGGAGGAAGTGCAGTCGATTACGCCAAAAGGCGTGACGCTGATGCATATTCGCCAGGGCCAACCCAAAGGCCTGGGACATGCGGTACTCTGCGCTAAACCGCTGGTGGGCGATTCGCCATTTGTGGTGGTGTTACCGGATGTTTTACTGGATGATGCGAAAGCCGACTTGAGAAAGGATAACCTTCCTCATATGATTGCTCGCTTCGAACAAACCGGGCAGAGTCAGGTGCTGGTTCAGACCGCAGACGAAAATGTACTTCACGATTACTCCGTAGTGGAGTGCGAAAACCCTTCGCTGCAGCCGGGCGAGAGCTCGCGTATGACTTCAATTATTGAGAAACCCGGTCGTGAGATTCAGCTCAAATCCAATTTTTCCGCCGTGGGACGCTATGTCCTCTCTGCGGATATCTGGCCGATTCTGGAAAAAATAGAGCCAGGCGCATGGGGACGCATCCAGCTGACGGATGCGATCGCCGAACTGCTCAAGCAGCAGCCGGTTGACGCGACTGAATTGGTGGGGGAGTCCTTTAACTGCGGCGAAAAAATGGGTTATTTGCGAGCGTTTGTCACTTATGGTTTACGC
Proteins encoded in this region:
- a CDS encoding sugar phosphate nucleotidyltransferase, with the translated sequence MTKLKAVIPVAGLGMRMLPATKAIPKEMLPIVDKPLIQYIVNECVAAGIKEIILVTHSSKNAIENHFDTSFELEAMLEARVKRQLLEEVQSITPKGVTLMHIRQGQPKGLGHAVLCAKPLVGDSPFVVVLPDVLLDDAKADLRKDNLPHMIARFEQTGQSQVLVQTADENVLHDYSVVECENPSLQPGESSRMTSIIEKPGREIQLKSNFSAVGRYVLSADIWPILEKIEPGAWGRIQLTDAIAELLKQQPVDATELVGESFNCGEKMGYLRAFVTYGLRHPTQGKAFREWAERLAL